A single Paraburkholderia sp. FT54 DNA region contains:
- the fabI gene encoding enoyl-ACP reductase FabI produces the protein MGFLAGKRILLTGLLSNRSIAYGIAQACRREGAELAFTYVGERFKDRITEFATEFGSDLVFPCDVADDAQIDALFASLKQRWDGLDGLVHSIGFAPREAIAGDFLDGMTRENFRIAHDISAYSFPALAKAAQSMFTPDASLLTLSYLGAERAIPNYNTMGLAKASLEASVRYLAVSLGAKGVRVNGISAGPIKTLAASGIKGFGKILEFVEQNAPLRRNVTIEQVGNTAAFLLSDLAAGVTAEIVHVDSGFNAVVGGMAAVSE, from the coding sequence ATGGGCTTCCTCGCTGGCAAACGTATCCTGCTGACCGGCTTGTTGTCGAACCGTTCGATTGCCTACGGCATCGCGCAGGCCTGCAGGCGCGAAGGCGCCGAACTGGCATTCACCTATGTTGGCGAGCGCTTCAAGGACCGCATCACCGAGTTCGCGACCGAGTTCGGTAGCGACCTGGTGTTCCCCTGCGACGTTGCCGACGACGCGCAGATCGACGCCCTCTTCGCTTCGCTCAAGCAACGCTGGGACGGCCTCGACGGTCTCGTTCACTCGATCGGCTTTGCGCCGCGCGAGGCGATTGCCGGCGATTTCCTCGACGGCATGACGCGCGAAAATTTTCGCATCGCGCACGATATCTCCGCGTACAGTTTCCCGGCGCTCGCGAAGGCCGCGCAATCCATGTTCACGCCGGACGCGTCGTTGCTCACGCTGAGCTACCTCGGCGCCGAGCGCGCGATTCCGAACTACAACACCATGGGTCTCGCCAAGGCTTCGCTCGAAGCGAGCGTGCGTTATCTGGCGGTCTCACTCGGGGCGAAAGGCGTGCGCGTCAACGGCATTTCGGCGGGCCCGATCAAGACCCTCGCCGCGAGCGGCATCAAGGGCTTCGGCAAGATTCTCGAGTTCGTCGAACAGAACGCACCGCTCAGGCGCAACGTGACGATCGAACAGGTCGGCAACACGGCGGCGTTCCTGCTGTCGGATCTGGCGGCCGGCGTGACGGCGGAGATCGTGCACGTCGATAGCGGTTTTAATGCGGTAGTGGGCGGTATGGCCGCGGTGTCGGAGTGA
- a CDS encoding aspartate kinase: MALIVHKYGGTSMGSVERIKNVAKRVAKWHKAGHKMVVVPSAMSGETNRLLGLAKEITSQPSPRELDMIAATGEQVSSGLLAIALQEAGVEAVSYAGWQVPVKTDSAFTKARISEIDGERVLRDLDAGRVVVITGFQGIDPDGHITTLGRGGSDTSAVAVAAALKADECLIYTDVDGVYTTDPRVVEEARRLDRVTFEEMLEMASLGSKVLQIRSVEFAGKYQVKTRVLSSLTDPLIPLDAEMKSGTLITFEEDETMEKAVISGIAFQRDEARIAVMGVPDKPGIAYQILGPVADANIDVDMIIQNQSVEGKTAFTFTVGRGDYQHAMDILTGQVKGHVQAEQVLGDPKVSKVSVVGVGMRSHVGIASTMFRTLSEEGINIQMISTSEIKISVLIDEKYMELAVRALHKAFELDQA; the protein is encoded by the coding sequence ATGGCACTCATCGTACACAAATACGGCGGCACCTCGATGGGCTCGGTCGAGCGCATCAAGAACGTCGCCAAGCGCGTCGCGAAATGGCACAAGGCTGGCCACAAGATGGTCGTCGTGCCGTCGGCGATGTCCGGCGAAACCAACCGCTTGCTCGGTCTCGCGAAAGAAATCACAAGCCAGCCGAGCCCGCGCGAACTCGACATGATCGCCGCCACGGGCGAGCAGGTCAGCTCGGGGCTGCTCGCCATCGCGCTGCAGGAAGCCGGCGTCGAGGCGGTCAGCTACGCCGGTTGGCAAGTGCCGGTCAAAACGGATAGCGCGTTCACGAAAGCGCGTATCAGCGAAATCGACGGTGAGCGCGTGCTGCGCGATCTCGACGCAGGCAGGGTGGTGGTGATCACCGGCTTCCAGGGCATCGATCCCGACGGCCACATCACTACGCTCGGCCGTGGCGGTTCGGATACCTCGGCGGTTGCGGTCGCGGCTGCGTTGAAGGCCGATGAATGCCTGATTTACACGGACGTCGACGGGGTCTACACGACCGACCCGCGCGTAGTGGAAGAAGCGCGCCGGCTCGATCGCGTGACGTTCGAAGAAATGCTGGAAATGGCGAGCCTGGGTTCGAAGGTGCTGCAGATCCGCTCGGTGGAATTCGCCGGCAAATATCAGGTGAAGACACGCGTGTTGTCGAGCCTGACCGATCCGCTGATACCGCTCGACGCTGAAATGAAGTCGGGCACCCTGATTACTTTTGAAGAAGACGAGACCATGGAAAAAGCAGTCATCTCGGGCATCGCGTTTCAGCGCGACGAAGCTCGCATCGCCGTGATGGGTGTGCCCGACAAGCCGGGCATCGCGTATCAGATTCTCGGCCCGGTGGCGGACGCGAATATCGACGTCGACATGATCATCCAGAACCAGAGCGTGGAAGGCAAGACGGCGTTCACATTCACGGTCGGCCGCGGCGACTATCAGCACGCCATGGACATCCTCACGGGCCAGGTGAAGGGTCATGTGCAGGCCGAGCAGGTGCTGGGCGATCCGAAGGTGTCGAAGGTCTCGGTGGTCGGTGTCGGCATGCGCTCGCACGTCGGGATCGCGAGCACGATGTTCCGCACGCTGTCGGAAGAGGGCATCAACATCCAGATGATCTCGACGTCCGAAATCAAGATCTCTGTGCTGATCGACGAGAAGTACATGGAGCTCGCCGTGCGCGCGCTGCATAAGGCCTTCGAGCTGGATCAAGCGTAA
- a CDS encoding ABC transporter permease subunit — MWSYILKRLLLMIPTLLGVLTLTFVVIQFVPGGPVEQMQHELRKGAENGAPFGLRAHNGVDAQQIAQLKALYGFDKPPLERYVLMLKRFSTFDLGQSYFRHQSVWSLIVSKLPVSISIGLWTFFLTYLISVPLGIAKAVRNGSRFDVATSLVVLIGYAIPGFVLGVLLLVLFGGGTFLQLFPLRNLTSDNWAQLSVAGKILDYLWHIALPITASVVGSFAVVTMLTKNAFLDEIRKQYVLTARAKGLSEKRVLWKHVFRNALLPLIVGFPAAFIGAFFTGSLLIETLFSLDGLGLLSYESVVRRDYPVVLGTLYLFTLIGLATKLISDLCYVWVDPRIQFEQLER, encoded by the coding sequence ATGTGGAGCTACATCCTCAAACGCCTGCTGCTGATGATCCCGACCTTGCTCGGCGTGTTGACGCTGACCTTTGTCGTCATCCAGTTCGTTCCTGGTGGCCCGGTGGAGCAGATGCAGCACGAGTTGCGCAAGGGCGCGGAAAACGGCGCGCCGTTCGGCCTGCGCGCGCATAACGGCGTCGACGCGCAGCAGATCGCGCAGCTCAAAGCGCTATATGGTTTCGACAAACCGCCGCTCGAGCGTTACGTGCTGATGCTCAAGCGCTTCTCGACCTTCGATCTCGGTCAGAGCTATTTCCGCCATCAAAGCGTGTGGTCGCTGATCGTCTCCAAGCTGCCGGTCTCGATCAGCATCGGCTTATGGACGTTCTTCCTGACGTATCTGATATCGGTGCCGCTCGGCATTGCGAAGGCGGTACGCAACGGCTCGCGCTTCGATGTCGCGACGAGTCTCGTGGTGCTGATCGGCTACGCGATTCCTGGCTTCGTGCTGGGTGTGTTGCTGCTCGTGCTGTTCGGCGGCGGCACGTTCCTGCAGCTGTTTCCGCTGCGCAATCTCACTTCGGACAACTGGGCGCAACTGAGTGTGGCCGGCAAGATTCTCGACTATCTGTGGCATATCGCGTTGCCGATCACGGCCTCGGTGGTGGGCAGTTTCGCGGTCGTGACCATGCTGACGAAAAACGCTTTTCTCGATGAGATCCGCAAGCAATACGTGCTCACCGCGCGCGCCAAAGGTCTGTCGGAAAAGCGCGTGCTGTGGAAGCACGTGTTCCGCAATGCGCTGTTGCCGCTGATCGTCGGTTTTCCGGCCGCGTTTATCGGCGCGTTCTTCACCGGCAGTCTGCTGATCGAGACGCTGTTTTCGCTCGACGGCCTCGGGCTGCTGTCATACGAATCGGTGGTGCGGCGCGACTATCCGGTCGTGCTCGGCACGCTGTATCTGTTCACGCTGATCGGGCTCGCGACCAAGCTGATTTCCGATCTTTGCTATGTGTGGGTCGATCCCCGCATCCAATTCGAACAACTGGAGCGCTGA
- a CDS encoding extracellular solute-binding protein — protein MMCGVLAVAGLLVAPRAHAVYAIAQYGEPKYPADFKHFDYVNPDAPKGGTLVLANPSRLTSFDKFNPFTLRGNTAPGVDLMFESLTVGSSDEVASAYGLLADDINIAADGLSATFHINPRARFSDGDPVTADDVKFSLDTLKSPQAAPQFASIFGEITRAVVVDPHTIRFEFHQRNRELPLLAGGIPVFSRKWGMKPDGSRIPFDQLAFEKPIGSGPYLIEQYDNGRTITYRRDPNYWGAALPVRVGMNNFDRIVYKLYSDSTARLEAFKAGEYDALVEYVARNWVRRDVGKKFDSGELIKQVFPQHNGTGMQGFMLNTRRPLFQDVRVRKALDLALDFQWLNRQLFFNQYTRIDSFFANTDLQAKGLPSPGELALLEPWRAKLDPAVFGPPPKQPDTDPPGSLRANLLQARALLQQAGWTYRDGALRNARGEPFRFEILDDSGSSAQMEPIVATFIRNLQKLGIEATFRVSDFAVYQKRLDAFDFDTTTIRMPDVQVPGSEQIERFGSKAAGTQGSDNMIGLKSPVVDAILSALVHAQTREQLVDATHALDRVLMHGYYVVPHWYSATHRVAFKRGLAWPKTLPLYYSAEGWITSMWWFAQPQTQPQAQLQPQAQPQPR, from the coding sequence ATGATGTGCGGCGTGCTGGCCGTGGCCGGTTTGCTCGTGGCGCCGCGGGCGCATGCGGTCTATGCGATCGCGCAATACGGCGAGCCGAAATATCCGGCGGATTTCAAGCACTTCGACTACGTCAACCCGGACGCGCCGAAAGGCGGCACGCTGGTGCTCGCCAATCCGAGCCGTCTCACCAGCTTCGACAAATTCAATCCGTTCACGCTGCGCGGCAATACGGCGCCCGGTGTGGATCTGATGTTCGAAAGCCTGACTGTCGGCAGCAGCGACGAAGTGGCGTCCGCTTACGGGCTGCTCGCCGACGACATCAACATCGCGGCGGATGGCCTGTCGGCGACCTTCCACATCAATCCGCGCGCGCGGTTTTCGGACGGCGATCCGGTCACCGCCGACGACGTCAAGTTCTCGCTCGACACGCTGAAAAGCCCGCAAGCGGCGCCGCAATTCGCATCGATTTTCGGCGAGATCACGCGCGCGGTGGTGGTCGACCCGCACACCATTCGCTTTGAGTTTCACCAGCGCAATCGCGAGTTGCCGTTGCTCGCGGGCGGCATACCGGTGTTCTCGCGCAAGTGGGGGATGAAGCCGGACGGCAGCCGCATTCCATTCGATCAGCTTGCGTTCGAAAAGCCGATCGGCAGCGGGCCTTATCTGATCGAGCAATACGACAACGGCCGCACGATCACCTACCGGCGCGACCCGAATTACTGGGGCGCGGCGCTGCCGGTGCGCGTCGGCATGAATAACTTCGACCGCATCGTCTACAAGCTCTATTCGGATAGCACGGCGCGGCTCGAAGCGTTCAAGGCGGGGGAGTACGACGCGCTGGTCGAATATGTCGCGCGCAACTGGGTGCGGCGTGATGTCGGCAAGAAGTTCGATAGCGGCGAGCTGATCAAACAGGTATTCCCGCAACATAACGGCACCGGCATGCAGGGCTTCATGCTGAACACGCGGCGGCCGTTGTTTCAGGACGTGCGCGTGCGCAAGGCGCTTGATCTCGCGCTCGACTTTCAGTGGCTCAATCGGCAGTTGTTCTTCAATCAGTACACGCGTATCGACAGTTTCTTCGCCAACACCGATCTGCAGGCGAAGGGGCTGCCTTCGCCGGGTGAATTGGCCTTGCTGGAACCATGGCGCGCGAAGCTCGATCCGGCGGTGTTCGGGCCGCCGCCGAAGCAGCCGGATACCGATCCGCCCGGCTCGCTGCGCGCCAATCTGCTGCAAGCGCGCGCGCTGTTGCAGCAGGCCGGCTGGACCTACCGCGACGGCGCATTGCGCAACGCCAGGGGCGAACCGTTCCGCTTCGAGATTCTCGACGACTCCGGCTCGTCCGCGCAGATGGAGCCGATCGTCGCAACCTTCATCCGTAATCTGCAGAAGCTAGGCATCGAGGCTACGTTTCGCGTGTCGGATTTCGCGGTCTATCAGAAGCGTCTGGACGCATTCGATTTCGACACCACCACCATCCGCATGCCGGACGTGCAAGTGCCCGGCTCGGAGCAGATCGAACGATTCGGCAGTAAGGCCGCGGGTACGCAGGGTTCCGATAACATGATCGGGCTGAAGTCGCCCGTGGTGGACGCGATCCTGAGCGCACTCGTGCATGCGCAGACGCGCGAGCAACTGGTCGACGCCACGCACGCGCTCGACCGTGTGCTGATGCATGGCTACTACGTCGTGCCGCACTGGTACAGCGCGACGCATCGGGTGGCGTTCAAGCGCGGCCTTGCATGGCCGAAGACGCTGCCCCTGTACTATTCAGCGGAAGGCTGGATCACGTCGATGTGGTGGTTCGCGCAGCCACAAACGCAGCCACAAGCGCAATTGCAGCCGCAAGCACAGCCTCAGCCGCGCTAA
- a CDS encoding ABC transporter permease, protein MNRARLSADASARTEPARAFVSPSPARRVWQRFRQQRLGYWSLIVFVVAFAASLAGPLWSNDKPLVVRYEGNLYFPMFKTYAETTFGGDFPTPADYLDPYIKHRFDAPGNFAVYPPNRYYYDTLNYFSKAPNPAPPSRDNWLGTDDRGRDLFARLLYGFRVSVEFGLVLTLIGTILGIAAGAVQGYFGGRTDIVGQRLIEIWSAMPELYLLIIFSSIFEPGFILLIVLLSLFGWIGLSDYVRAEFLRNRHQDYVRAARAMGLSNWQIMWRHVLPNSLTPVITFLPFRMSGAILALTSLDFLGLGVPSPTPSLGELLAQGKANLDAWWISLSTFGVLVAMLLLLTFMGDALRNALDTRISDAMRAGGNQ, encoded by the coding sequence ATGAATCGAGCCCGTCTTTCCGCCGATGCGTCGGCGCGCACCGAACCGGCCCGCGCGTTCGTCTCGCCTTCGCCCGCGCGCCGCGTGTGGCAGCGCTTTCGTCAGCAGCGGCTCGGCTACTGGAGTCTGATCGTGTTCGTCGTGGCGTTCGCGGCGAGTCTGGCCGGCCCGCTGTGGTCGAACGACAAGCCGCTCGTGGTGCGCTACGAAGGCAACCTGTATTTCCCGATGTTTAAGACCTACGCCGAGACCACGTTCGGCGGCGACTTTCCGACGCCGGCCGATTACCTCGACCCGTATATCAAGCATCGTTTCGACGCGCCGGGCAATTTCGCCGTGTATCCGCCGAATCGTTACTACTACGACACGCTGAACTACTTTTCGAAGGCGCCGAACCCGGCGCCGCCGTCGCGCGACAATTGGCTCGGCACCGACGACCGCGGCCGCGACCTGTTCGCGCGTCTTTTATACGGCTTCCGGGTCTCGGTGGAATTCGGTCTGGTGCTGACGCTGATCGGCACGATTCTTGGCATCGCGGCGGGGGCGGTGCAAGGTTATTTCGGAGGACGTACCGATATCGTCGGGCAGCGTCTGATCGAAATCTGGAGCGCCATGCCCGAGCTTTACCTGCTGATCATCTTTTCGTCGATCTTCGAGCCGGGCTTCATTCTGCTGATCGTGTTGCTCTCGCTGTTCGGCTGGATCGGCTTGTCCGATTACGTGCGCGCCGAATTTCTACGCAATCGCCACCAGGACTACGTGCGCGCGGCACGCGCGATGGGCTTGTCGAACTGGCAGATCATGTGGCGCCATGTGCTGCCCAACAGCCTCACGCCGGTGATCACATTCCTGCCGTTCCGCATGAGCGGCGCCATTCTCGCGCTGACGAGCCTCGACTTTCTCGGCCTGGGCGTGCCGTCGCCGACGCCGAGCCTTGGTGAACTGCTCGCGCAAGGCAAGGCGAATCTCGACGCGTGGTGGATTTCGCTGTCCACCTTCGGCGTGCTGGTGGCAATGCTATTGCTGCTGACCTTCATGGGCGACGCGCTGCGCAACGCGCTCGATACCCGTATCTCCGATGCCATGCGCGCCGGAGGCAATCAATGA
- a CDS encoding patatin-like phospholipase family protein, producing the protein MKPSSPSLARRNFSLAAASAVLAACTTTGSKTDGTPVAVTPVTPVTPVTPTPPLDKPQRPLRVALALGGGAARGFAHIGVIKGLEARNIQVDLVAGTSAGSVVGALYASGMNGFALNKLALTMDEASISDWAMPFRTRGFLQGVALQNYLNATLNNRPIEKMAKPLGVVATDLKTGQPILFQRGNTGIAVRASCSVPSIFEPVKIGGHEYVDGGLVSPVPASFARKMGADFVIAVDISQRPESGLTASSFDVLMQTFTIMGQTIKAYELDKYADIVIRPNLAAMSGSDFSQRNAAILAGEEAVAKMMPELQRKLAAASRAAA; encoded by the coding sequence TTGAAGCCCTCATCGCCTAGCCTCGCCCGCCGCAACTTTTCACTGGCCGCCGCCTCCGCCGTGCTGGCCGCCTGCACCACGACCGGCAGCAAGACCGACGGCACGCCCGTCGCCGTTACACCCGTCACGCCCGTTACGCCCGTTACGCCCACGCCGCCGCTCGACAAGCCGCAGCGGCCGCTGCGCGTCGCGCTCGCGCTGGGTGGTGGCGCCGCGCGCGGCTTCGCGCACATCGGCGTGATCAAGGGGCTCGAGGCGCGCAATATCCAGGTCGATCTGGTGGCCGGCACCAGCGCGGGCTCGGTGGTGGGCGCGCTGTACGCGTCGGGCATGAACGGCTTTGCGCTGAACAAGCTCGCGCTGACCATGGACGAAGCGTCGATCAGCGACTGGGCCATGCCATTTCGCACGCGCGGCTTTCTGCAAGGCGTCGCGCTGCAGAACTACCTGAACGCGACGCTCAACAACCGTCCGATCGAAAAGATGGCCAAGCCGCTCGGCGTGGTCGCCACGGACCTGAAGACCGGCCAGCCAATCCTGTTCCAGCGCGGCAACACTGGTATCGCGGTGCGCGCGTCGTGCAGCGTGCCGTCGATTTTCGAGCCGGTGAAAATCGGCGGCCATGAGTATGTGGACGGCGGTCTGGTGAGCCCGGTGCCGGCGTCGTTCGCGCGCAAGATGGGCGCGGATTTCGTGATCGCCGTGGATATCTCGCAGCGTCCGGAAAGCGGCCTGACGGCCAGTTCGTTCGACGTGCTGATGCAGACCTTCACGATCATGGGTCAGACGATCAAGGCCTATGAACTCGACAAGTACGCCGATATCGTGATCCGCCCGAATCTGGCTGCAATGAGCGGCAGTGATTTCTCGCAGCGCAATGCGGCGATTCTGGCCGGCGAGGAAGCGGTGGCGAAGATGATGCCGGAACTGCAACGCAAGCTGGCGGCGGCAAGTCGGGCCGCGGCCTGA
- a CDS encoding C40 family peptidase — translation MQHRNLTQACTRVVAGMFIGVLMAAAPGAFADEVSSFNQNASYSTPSGSNSLSTPAPTPTTQAAAPDSDGGAKSFLSGMAGKAGDVVVGALNMIGVRYRWGGNTPDSGLDCSGFVRYVFQDTLGMALPRRAEEMSRVGEKVRVSDLKPGDLVFFNTMRRTFSHVGIYIGDNKFVHSPSTGSTIRVDDMDDGYWEKRFTGARRIEASYQDGQDLRKRVNAAIGGNQ, via the coding sequence ATGCAGCACAGAAACCTAACCCAGGCTTGCACGCGCGTCGTCGCCGGGATGTTCATTGGCGTCTTGATGGCAGCAGCTCCCGGCGCGTTCGCCGACGAAGTAAGCAGTTTCAATCAGAATGCCTCATATTCGACCCCCAGCGGGTCGAATTCGTTGTCCACTCCCGCTCCCACTCCCACTACGCAAGCAGCCGCTCCGGATAGCGATGGCGGCGCCAAATCGTTCCTTTCCGGCATGGCCGGCAAAGCAGGCGACGTGGTCGTCGGCGCGCTGAACATGATCGGCGTGCGCTACCGTTGGGGTGGCAACACTCCGGATTCGGGGCTCGATTGCAGCGGATTCGTCCGCTACGTGTTCCAGGACACCCTTGGTATGGCGCTGCCGCGCCGCGCCGAGGAAATGAGCCGCGTCGGCGAGAAGGTTCGCGTGAGCGACCTGAAGCCGGGCGATCTGGTGTTCTTCAACACCATGCGCCGCACGTTCTCGCACGTCGGCATCTATATCGGCGACAATAAGTTCGTGCATTCGCCCTCCACGGGCAGCACGATCCGTGTCGACGACATGGATGACGGCTACTGGGAAAAGCGCTTTACCGGCGCGCGGCGGATCGAGGCGTCGTATCAGGACGGCCAGGATCTGCGCAAGCGCGTGAACGCGGCAATCGGCGGCAATCAATAA
- the gltX gene encoding glutamate--tRNA ligase, with the protein MTTSVRTRFAPSPTGFIHLGNIRSALYPWAFARKMKGTFVLRIEDTDVERSTTESVEAILEGMAWLGLDFDEGPFYQMQRMDRYREVLKEMQDAGLVYPCYMSTEELDALRERQREAGEKPRYDGTWRPEPGKVLPEPPAGVQPVLRFRNPLTGVVAWDDAVKGRIEISNEELDDLVIARPDGTPTYNFCVVVDDLDMRITHVIRGDDHVNNTPRQINILRALGGEPPVYAHLPTVLNEQGEKMSKRHGAMSVMGYRDAGFLPEAVVNYLARLGWSHGDAEIFSREQFVEWFDLEHLGKSPAQYDYDKLNWLNAHYIKEADNQRLAGLAEPFFTELGIDAAALAQGADLTAVVGLLKDRASTVKEIAENAAMFYRTPAPDAEAVAQHVTEVVRPALADLAAALKTVEWSKEAIAAALKATLGAHKLKMPQLAMPVRLLVAGTTHTPSIDSVLMLFGRDVVVGRIEKALA; encoded by the coding sequence ATGACCACCTCCGTTCGTACCCGTTTCGCACCGAGTCCCACCGGCTTCATCCACCTCGGCAACATTCGCTCCGCGCTTTATCCGTGGGCGTTCGCGCGCAAGATGAAAGGGACCTTCGTGCTGCGGATCGAGGACACCGACGTCGAGCGCTCCACCACCGAATCCGTCGAAGCCATTCTCGAAGGCATGGCGTGGCTCGGCCTCGATTTCGACGAAGGCCCGTTCTACCAGATGCAGCGCATGGACCGCTACCGCGAAGTGCTCAAAGAGATGCAGGACGCGGGGCTGGTGTACCCGTGCTACATGTCGACGGAAGAACTCGACGCACTGCGCGAGCGTCAGCGCGAAGCCGGCGAAAAGCCGCGCTATGACGGCACGTGGCGTCCGGAGCCGGGAAAGGTTCTGCCGGAGCCGCCGGCGGGCGTGCAGCCGGTGCTGCGCTTTCGCAACCCGCTCACCGGCGTGGTGGCGTGGGACGACGCCGTGAAAGGCCGCATCGAGATCTCGAACGAGGAGCTCGACGACCTGGTGATCGCGCGTCCGGACGGCACGCCGACCTACAACTTCTGCGTGGTGGTCGACGATCTGGACATGCGCATCACGCACGTGATTCGCGGCGACGATCACGTCAACAACACGCCACGGCAGATCAACATTCTGCGCGCGCTCGGCGGCGAGCCGCCGGTCTACGCGCACTTGCCGACTGTGCTGAACGAGCAGGGCGAGAAGATGAGCAAGCGCCACGGCGCCATGAGCGTGATGGGTTATCGCGACGCCGGTTTCCTGCCGGAAGCAGTGGTCAACTATCTGGCGCGCCTCGGCTGGTCGCATGGCGACGCGGAAATTTTCTCGCGGGAGCAGTTCGTCGAGTGGTTCGATCTGGAGCATCTGGGCAAGTCCCCGGCGCAATACGACTACGACAAGCTGAACTGGCTGAATGCGCACTACATCAAGGAAGCGGATAACCAGCGTCTCGCCGGGCTGGCCGAGCCGTTCTTCACCGAACTGGGTATCGACGCAGCCGCGCTCGCCCAGGGCGCCGATCTGACGGCCGTCGTGGGCTTGCTGAAGGACCGGGCGTCGACGGTGAAGGAAATCGCGGAGAACGCCGCGATGTTCTATCGCACGCCGGCGCCGGATGCCGAAGCCGTTGCGCAGCATGTGACCGAGGTGGTGCGTCCGGCGCTCGCCGATCTGGCGGCCGCGCTCAAGACCGTGGAATGGAGCAAGGAAGCCATCGCCGCCGCATTGAAGGCGACGCTCGGCGCGCACAAGCTGAAGATGCCGCAGTTGGCCATGCCGGTGCGTCTGCTGGTGGCGGGCACGACGCATACGCCGTCGATCGACAGCGTGCTGATGCTGTTCGGGCGCGATGTCGTCGTGGGCCGTATCGAAAAAGCGCTGGCCTGA
- a CDS encoding dipeptide ABC transporter ATP-binding protein, protein MSASLQTNAQPATTTPLLELDHLHVRFGDTVAVSDVTLAIQRGERVALVGESGSGKSVTALSILRLLSDAQVSGSIRFDGQDLLGKSEREMRGLRGSDIAMIFQEPMTALNPLYTVGDQIAETVVVHDGVTANEARKRAVALLGRTGIAEPGNRVNSYPHQLSGGQRQRAMIAMALACRPRLLLADEPTTALDVTIRAQIVDLLLELQRDEAEKRGMAVLLITHDLNLVRHFAQRIAVMEKGVLVESGPVERVFESPQHPYTQRLLASRPQRTVVPVLPISPVLLEARGISVDFKTKLPGFSGWFHSGRFRAVADASVSVRQGETLGIVGESGSGKSTLAMALLGLQRTVHGEIEFQGRALGSYRGAEQTTLRSNMQVVFQDPFSSLSPRQTIERIVGEGLALHRPAMTPHARRDKVVTVLREVGLDRTVLQRYPHEFSGGQRQRIAIARALVLEPRILILDEPTSALDVSIQQQVLKLLAGLQQKYNLGFVFISHDLAVIGAMAHRVAVMQNGSIVESGEVEQIFATPAHPYTRKLLKAALDH, encoded by the coding sequence ATGAGCGCGAGCTTGCAGACCAACGCACAACCGGCCACGACGACGCCGCTGCTCGAACTGGACCATCTCCACGTGCGCTTCGGCGACACCGTCGCGGTCAGCGACGTCACGCTCGCGATCCAGCGCGGAGAGCGGGTGGCGCTGGTCGGCGAATCGGGTTCGGGCAAGAGCGTCACCGCGCTGTCGATCCTGCGTCTGTTGAGCGACGCGCAGGTGAGCGGTTCGATCCGTTTCGACGGCCAGGACCTGCTCGGCAAGAGCGAGCGCGAGATGCGCGGCTTGCGTGGCTCGGACATCGCGATGATCTTTCAGGAGCCGATGACCGCGCTCAATCCGCTCTACACAGTCGGCGACCAGATCGCGGAAACCGTCGTCGTGCATGACGGCGTGACGGCGAACGAGGCGCGCAAGCGCGCCGTGGCGCTGCTTGGACGCACCGGCATCGCCGAGCCGGGCAACCGCGTGAACAGCTATCCGCATCAGCTGTCGGGTGGCCAGCGCCAGCGCGCGATGATCGCGATGGCGCTGGCGTGCCGCCCACGTCTCCTGCTGGCTGACGAGCCGACCACGGCGCTCGACGTGACGATCCGCGCGCAGATCGTCGACCTGCTGCTGGAGTTGCAGCGCGACGAAGCGGAAAAACGCGGCATGGCCGTGCTGCTGATCACGCACGACCTGAACCTGGTGCGCCATTTCGCGCAACGCATCGCGGTGATGGAGAAGGGCGTTCTGGTGGAGAGCGGGCCGGTCGAGCGGGTGTTCGAGTCGCCGCAGCATCCGTACACGCAGCGTCTGCTGGCGAGCCGCCCGCAACGCACAGTGGTGCCGGTGTTGCCGATTTCTCCGGTGCTGCTGGAAGCACGCGGAATCTCGGTCGATTTCAAAACGAAGCTGCCGGGTTTCAGCGGCTGGTTTCACTCGGGGCGGTTTCGCGCCGTGGCGGATGCGAGCGTGTCGGTGCGTCAGGGCGAGACGCTGGGGATCGTCGGCGAATCGGGCTCGGGTAAATCGACGCTGGCGATGGCCTTGCTCGGTCTGCAACGCACCGTGCACGGCGAAATCGAGTTCCAGGGCAGGGCGCTCGGCAGCTATCGCGGCGCGGAACAGACGACCTTGCGGTCGAACATGCAGGTGGTCTTTCAGGACCCGTTCAGTTCGCTTTCGCCGCGCCAGACGATCGAACGGATCGTTGGCGAAGGGCTCGCGCTCCACCGGCCGGCCATGACGCCGCACGCGCGCCGCGACAAGGTGGTCACGGTGCTGCGCGAAGTCGGCCTCGACCGCACGGTGCTGCAGCGCTATCCGCACGAGTTCTCCGGCGGGCAGCGTCAACGGATCGCGATCGCGCGCGCGCTGGTGCTAGAGCCGCGCATCCTGATCCTCGACGAACCGACCAGCGCGCTCGACGTTTCCATTCAACAGCAGGTGCTGAAACTGCTCGCGGGGTTGCAGCAGAAGTACAATCTCGGCTTCGTTTTTATTAGCCACGACTTGGCGGTCATCGGGGCGATGGCGCATCGTGTCGCGGTTATGCAAAACGGTTCGATCGTCGAAAGCGGCGAGGTTGAGCAGATTTTTGCGACACCCGCGCACCCCTACACTCGAAAGCTGCTGAAAGCCGCGCTGGACCATTGA